The nucleotide window CCCCTTCGGCCACGTCCGGGCCGCTGGCGCGCAGCGCCGCAACGAAAGCCCCCGCTCTGACCGGGCACTCGAGCTCCCCAGTGTCGATGTCCGTGACGGCGCCCAAGCTCACGGCCGCCGCGGCGATGTCCGCCCCGGCCAACCTCCCGACAGGGAGCCTTCGACCAACGACTGGCCTGCCCTGGACGCCGGTCGCCGGGTCCCCCGCGCTGGCCCTCGCCTCGACGGACGGCGGGACGGTTTCGCTGCTGTGGATGGACGGCGGCCGGTTGCGGTTCCGGTACGTCCCGGGCACCTCGGTACCAGAGGGGGGCCCGGCCACGGCCGCAGACAACACTCCCTCGGCCTGGCTGTCACGCATGGTCGCGGGCTTCAACAGTGGTTTCCTGCTCAAGGACCACGCCGGCGGCTACTACTACCTCGGCCACACCGTCGCGCCGCTTCGCCCGGGGTACGCCGCCTTCGAGATCAGCAAGAGCGGTGCCCTGACGGTTGGCGTGTGGGGCCGCGACCTGCGGATGAGCCCGAACGTGCTCGTCGTGCGGCAGAACCTGCGGCCCCTGGTCGACCACGGGGTCGCCCTGGCTCGGCCCGGGGACAGCGCCAGCGCCTGGGGGCTGGCCAACGGCGGGCTCCCCCGGGCCAACCGCTCCGCGCTTGGTCGGCTGTCCAACGGCTCGCTGGTCTTCGCGTACGGCGCCAACGTGCTGGCCAGCACGATGGCGTCGAGCCTGGTCCGGGCTGGTGTGACCGAGGCCGTCATGCTCGACATGAACATCTCCTGGCCGACCGGCTTCACCTACTCGCAGGTGGGTGGCCACCTACTCGGCCACAAGATCAACTCGCACATAGTGCGCTCGCCGTCGACCTATTTCGCCCGCTTCCGGAAGGACTTCGTCGCGGTGCTGGCGCGCTGAGCCGCCAGTCAGGGTCGAGGCTTCGTGCGGGGGTTCAGCGGGCGAGCAGCTCGTCCAGCCGCTCGTAGCCCTCGCGGACGCCACCCTCCATGCCGCTGGAGACGAAGGCGTCGCGCGCCTCGAACGAGTCGACCAGCGACGTCGCTGTGAGCCGGGTGCGGCCGTTGCCGAGGTCCTCGAGGACGAGCCGCTCCAGGGCCACGCCGTCAGGAACGCCTTCGAAGGTGAAGGTCTGGACGATGACCTCCGCCGGGCGGACCTCGTGGAAACAGCCGTGGAACCCGTACTCGTTGCCGTCACTGGCGTGCACGTAGCGGTACGAGCCGCCCGTGCGGCAGTCCCACTGGTCGACGCGCATGTCGTGGCGACGGGGGCCGAGCCACTGGACGACGAGGGTGGGGTCGGTGTGCGCCCGGAAGACCTTCTCGGGCGGGGCGTCGAACTGCCTGCTGATACGCACAAGCGGAACCCTGGGATCGACGATGACCTGAGTGTCGTGGGTGCCGCTCGTGGTCACGTCGAGACTCCTGTCAGTGGCGCAGTCAGGGTGTCGGGGCCGCGTCGACGTCGTCCGGCATCGTGCGCAGGACGTCGTCGAGGCGGCGGTAGCGCTCCTCCGCCTCGCGGCGGTAGCGCTCGATCCACCGGGTCATCAGGTCGAAGCCCTCGGC belongs to Actinomycetes bacterium and includes:
- a CDS encoding SRPBCC family protein, giving the protein MTTSGTHDTQVIVDPRVPLVRISRQFDAPPEKVFRAHTDPTLVVQWLGPRRHDMRVDQWDCRTGGSYRYVHASDGNEYGFHGCFHEVRPAEVIVQTFTFEGVPDGVALERLVLEDLGNGRTRLTATSLVDSFEARDAFVSSGMEGGVREGYERLDELLAR